The following are encoded in a window of Phoenix dactylifera cultivar Barhee BC4 unplaced genomic scaffold, palm_55x_up_171113_PBpolish2nd_filt_p 000764F, whole genome shotgun sequence genomic DNA:
- the LOC103711936 gene encoding serine carboxypeptidase-like 34 isoform X1 gives MGVSSFPSLFLSLLLFLHSSTLVKSTGLDHGVLMQQEADRVDCLPGQPPVSFRQFAGYVTVNQSHGRALFYWFFEATHDVEKKPLLLWLNGGPGCSSIGYGEAEELGPFLMQKGVPELKFNKHSWNKEANLLFLESPVGVGFSYTNTSSDLQQLGDKITAIDAYTFLVNWFERFPQYKSHDFYIAGESYGGHYVPQLAEKIFDENKNVAEEDRVNFKGFMIGNALLDDDTDQTGMIDYAWDHAVISDQVYHDVKMSCNFSEVPVIGSPPTKACNDALNEYFAVYNIIDMYSLYSPICVQNTSSSMRKSFWIEGAAPKLFSKYRGWHQKPAGYDPCVSHYSEVYFNRRDVQEALHANVTKLVYNWTHCSNAITKWNDSPMTMLPVIRKLINGGLRVWVYSGDTDGRIPVTSTRYTLNKLGLKTIQKWKPWYNHQQVGGWTIIFEGLTFVTIRGAGHEVPEFAPRQARQLIRHFLANQQLPSSAF, from the exons ATGGGTgtctcctccttcccttctctcttcctttccctcCTGCTCTTCCTCCACTCCTCAACTCTTGTCAAGTCGACCGGATTAGATCATGGGGTCTTAATGCAACAAGAGGCCGACCGCGTGGACTGCCTTCCCGGCCAGCCGCCGGTGAGTTTTCGGCAGTTCGCTGGCTACGTTACCGTCAACCAGAGCCATGGGAGGGCTCTCTTCTATTGGTTCTTCGAGGCCACTCACGACGTCGAGAAGAAGCCTCTTCTCCTATGGCTCAATGGAG GGCCTGGTTGTTCTTCTATTGGCTATGGAGAGGCAGAGGAGCTTGGACCTTTCTTAATGCAAAAAGGTGTGCCAGAGCTCAAATTCAACAAGCATTCTTGGAACAAAG AGGCCAATTTGCTATTTCTGGAGTCCCCTGTTGGTGTGGGGTTCTCCTACACAAATACAAGCTCTGACTTGCAGCAACTTGGGGACAAGATCACTG ccATCGATGCATATACATTCCTTGTTAATTGGTTCGAGAGATTCCCACAGTACAAGTCCCATGACTTCTACATTGCTGGAGAAAGTTATGGAG GGCATTATGTTCCACAACTTGCGGAGAAAATCtttgatgaaaataaaaatGTCGCGGAGGAGGACCGTGTAAATTTCAAAGGATTCATG ATCGGAAATGCGTTGTTGGACGATGACACCGATCAGACGGGGATGATTGACTATGCGTGGGATCACGCAGTCATCTCTGATCAAGTGTACCATGATGTCAAGATGAGCTGTAATTTCAGCGAGGTGCCTGTTATTGGGAGCCCTCCTACCAAGGCTTGCAATGATGCATTGAATGAATACTTCGCCGTTTATAATATCATCGACATGTACAGCTTGTATTCCCCTATTTGTGTTCAAAATACTTCAAGTTCTATGAGAAAATCCTTTTGGATTGAAGGCGCTGCTCCTAAGCTCTTCTCCAAATAt agagGGTGGCATCAGAAACCAGCAGGCTATGATCCCTGTGTATCACACTACAGTGAAGTATACTTTAATCGTCGAGATGTTCAAGAAGCTCTGCATGCCAATGTTACAAAGCTTGTGTACAACTGGACTCACTGCAG TAATGCGATTACCAAATGGAATGATTCGCCAATGACCATGCTCCCAGTCATTCGTAAACTCATTAATGGCGGCCTCAGAGTGTGGGTTTACAG TGGAGACACTGATGGAAGAATTCCGGTCACCTCAACAAGATACACATTGAACAAGCTTGGTCTCAAAACTATTCAGAAGTGGAAGCCATGGTACAATCATCAACAG GTTGGTGGGTGGACAATTATCTTTGAGGGACTTACCTTTGTTACCATCCGGGGCGCCGGCCACGAAGTTCCAGAATTTGCTCCTAGGCAAGCACGGCAGCTTATCAGACACTTCTTGGCTAACCAGCAATTGCCTTCTTCAGCATTCTAG
- the LOC103711936 gene encoding serine carboxypeptidase-like 34 isoform X2, which translates to MNNSVIELFVLIGANRTSGCMLSLSHHEHGPGCSSIGYGEAEELGPFLMQKGVPELKFNKHSWNKEANLLFLESPVGVGFSYTNTSSDLQQLGDKITAIDAYTFLVNWFERFPQYKSHDFYIAGESYGGHYVPQLAEKIFDENKNVAEEDRVNFKGFMIGNALLDDDTDQTGMIDYAWDHAVISDQVYHDVKMSCNFSEVPVIGSPPTKACNDALNEYFAVYNIIDMYSLYSPICVQNTSSSMRKSFWIEGAAPKLFSKYRGWHQKPAGYDPCVSHYSEVYFNRRDVQEALHANVTKLVYNWTHCSNAITKWNDSPMTMLPVIRKLINGGLRVWVYSGDTDGRIPVTSTRYTLNKLGLKTIQKWKPWYNHQQVGGWTIIFEGLTFVTIRGAGHEVPEFAPRQARQLIRHFLANQQLPSSAF; encoded by the exons ATGAATAACTCAGTGATTGAACTATTTGTGTTGATAGGCGCAAATCGTACAAGTGGCTGCATGCTCTCTCTTTCCCATCATGAACATG GGCCTGGTTGTTCTTCTATTGGCTATGGAGAGGCAGAGGAGCTTGGACCTTTCTTAATGCAAAAAGGTGTGCCAGAGCTCAAATTCAACAAGCATTCTTGGAACAAAG AGGCCAATTTGCTATTTCTGGAGTCCCCTGTTGGTGTGGGGTTCTCCTACACAAATACAAGCTCTGACTTGCAGCAACTTGGGGACAAGATCACTG ccATCGATGCATATACATTCCTTGTTAATTGGTTCGAGAGATTCCCACAGTACAAGTCCCATGACTTCTACATTGCTGGAGAAAGTTATGGAG GGCATTATGTTCCACAACTTGCGGAGAAAATCtttgatgaaaataaaaatGTCGCGGAGGAGGACCGTGTAAATTTCAAAGGATTCATG ATCGGAAATGCGTTGTTGGACGATGACACCGATCAGACGGGGATGATTGACTATGCGTGGGATCACGCAGTCATCTCTGATCAAGTGTACCATGATGTCAAGATGAGCTGTAATTTCAGCGAGGTGCCTGTTATTGGGAGCCCTCCTACCAAGGCTTGCAATGATGCATTGAATGAATACTTCGCCGTTTATAATATCATCGACATGTACAGCTTGTATTCCCCTATTTGTGTTCAAAATACTTCAAGTTCTATGAGAAAATCCTTTTGGATTGAAGGCGCTGCTCCTAAGCTCTTCTCCAAATAt agagGGTGGCATCAGAAACCAGCAGGCTATGATCCCTGTGTATCACACTACAGTGAAGTATACTTTAATCGTCGAGATGTTCAAGAAGCTCTGCATGCCAATGTTACAAAGCTTGTGTACAACTGGACTCACTGCAG TAATGCGATTACCAAATGGAATGATTCGCCAATGACCATGCTCCCAGTCATTCGTAAACTCATTAATGGCGGCCTCAGAGTGTGGGTTTACAG TGGAGACACTGATGGAAGAATTCCGGTCACCTCAACAAGATACACATTGAACAAGCTTGGTCTCAAAACTATTCAGAAGTGGAAGCCATGGTACAATCATCAACAG GTTGGTGGGTGGACAATTATCTTTGAGGGACTTACCTTTGTTACCATCCGGGGCGCCGGCCACGAAGTTCCAGAATTTGCTCCTAGGCAAGCACGGCAGCTTATCAGACACTTCTTGGCTAACCAGCAATTGCCTTCTTCAGCATTCTAG